In a genomic window of Agrobacterium tumefaciens:
- a CDS encoding Gfo/Idh/MocA family protein, which produces MTQTIRWGVLGCAGIAAKAVIPAIQSSRLGRVAAIASRDAAKAKEMAARFGIAKSYGSYEELLADPEIDAIYNPLPNHLHVPLTIKALAQGKPVLCEKPIALDAEQARELAAAQKAAGLPVAEAFMVRHHPQWKKARALIAEGRLGEVRAIQTIFSYYLDDPGNVRNQADIGGGGLFDVGCYAINTARFLFDAEPVRAIALMERDPVFGTDRLTSGLLAFPEGRQLAFTCSTQLSLTQKVTVLGTRGRLEIPIPFNAPADEPTILVFDDGRDLAGGGREEIAIGPVDQYREQADAFAEAVLSGGPLETGLGDAIANMTAIDALFRSAASGRWEIPDALPPSV; this is translated from the coding sequence ATGACACAAACGATACGATGGGGTGTGCTCGGTTGCGCAGGCATTGCTGCCAAGGCGGTCATTCCCGCCATCCAGTCCAGCCGCCTGGGGCGCGTTGCGGCAATCGCCTCGCGCGATGCCGCGAAGGCGAAGGAGATGGCGGCCCGCTTCGGCATCGCCAAGTCCTACGGCAGCTACGAGGAACTGCTTGCCGATCCGGAAATAGACGCAATCTACAACCCTTTGCCCAATCATCTGCACGTGCCACTGACGATAAAGGCACTGGCGCAGGGCAAACCCGTACTCTGCGAGAAACCGATCGCGCTTGATGCCGAGCAGGCGAGGGAACTGGCAGCGGCACAAAAGGCGGCGGGCCTGCCGGTCGCGGAAGCCTTCATGGTGCGCCACCATCCGCAATGGAAAAAGGCGCGCGCGTTGATTGCCGAGGGGCGCCTCGGCGAGGTGAGGGCCATCCAGACGATCTTTTCCTATTATCTCGACGACCCCGGGAATGTACGCAACCAGGCTGATATTGGCGGCGGCGGTCTGTTCGACGTTGGTTGTTACGCCATCAACACAGCGCGGTTCCTGTTCGACGCGGAACCGGTACGGGCGATCGCCCTCATGGAGCGCGATCCCGTCTTCGGCACGGACCGGCTGACGAGCGGGCTGCTGGCGTTTCCAGAGGGAAGGCAGCTTGCCTTCACCTGTTCCACACAACTCTCCCTCACGCAGAAGGTCACGGTGCTTGGAACGCGCGGGCGTCTGGAAATCCCCATTCCCTTCAATGCACCGGCTGATGAGCCGACCATCCTTGTCTTTGATGATGGTCGCGATCTTGCCGGCGGCGGCCGCGAGGAGATCGCGATCGGGCCTGTCGACCAGTATCGCGAACAGGCCGATGCATTCGCCGAGGCTGTCCTCTCCGGCGGACCACTCGAGACGGGGCTTGGCGACGCAATCGCGAATATGACGGCGATCGACGCGCTGTTCCGCTCCGCAGCCAGCGGTCGCTGGGAGATCCCCGATGCCTTACCCCCATCCGTATGA